The sequence below is a genomic window from Pseudomonadota bacterium.
GATGATCCCTATCTGTACGATAAGGATGGTGATGTTCTGTATGTCAATGGCGGGATGACCATGCGTTTCTAGGTTGTTTCCGTAAAGATAACTTTACTGCAAGGGGAGTACCATTTTGGTACTCCCTTTTTTTGTGTTTGACAATCTCACCGTCAAGTGGTTACATTCAGCTATCAGCTATCAGCTATCAGCTATCAGCTATCAGCGGAGCGGAAAGATTTTTCATGATGGAAACTTTGGCATTCATCGGTCTGGGGCGGGTAGGTGGCGCCCTGGCGGTTTTGCTGTCCCGGGCCGGTTTTCCCGTGGCCGCCATCTGTGACCGGGAACGGGGGAAAGCAGAAGCGGTTGCCGGACAGCTGGATGTGTCTACCTTGCTGACTACCGATGCCGTGCAGGCGGCCCGGGCGGCAACGGTGGTTTTTCTGACTGTCCAGGATCGCTACATCGGTCCGCTCTGTGAGCAGTTGGCCGCGGCTGGAGCCATCAGTAATGATCAACTGGTGGCCCATGTGAGTGGTTCCCTTACTTCGGAGGTCCTGCAGCCGGCGACTGAACAAGGCGCCGGGGTTTTTTCTTTACACCCCCTGCAAAGTATTGCCGATCCGGCTGCCGGCCTGCGGGTGTTGCCGGGCTCCTATTTCTGTTTTGAAGGGGATGAATCCGCCTATCCGCTGGCTGGCCGGCTGGTGGCGGCGTTGGAAGGGCGGCGGTTGCGGATTGCCGCCGTCGATAAACCCCTTTACCACGCGGCGGCGGTAGTGGCGTCCAACTTCTTTATGGCCCTGGAATTCCTGGCCATCTCCATGCTTGAACAAATAGGCGTCGGAGAGGAAGATGCCCGGGAAATGCTCCTGCCGCTTATCCGCGGCAGCCTTGAGAATCTGGCGTTGAAAGGCCCGGTAGATGCTCTTAC
It includes:
- a CDS encoding Rossmann-like and DUF2520 domain-containing protein, with the translated sequence MMETLAFIGLGRVGGALAVLLSRAGFPVAAICDRERGKAEAVAGQLDVSTLLTTDAVQAARAATVVFLTVQDRYIGPLCEQLAAAGAISNDQLVAHVSGSLTSEVLQPATEQGAGVFSLHPLQSIADPAAGLRVLPGSYFCFEGDESAYPLAGRLVAALEGRRLRIAAVDKPLYHAAAVVASNFFMALEFLAISMLEQIGVGEEDAREMLLPLIRGSLENLALKGPVDALTGPIVRGDHQTIAGHLQVLEQKMPTQVEMYKSLARLNVELAARKSGVSLADFPVLE